The following are encoded in a window of Deinococcus sedimenti genomic DNA:
- a CDS encoding ferritin-like domain-containing protein, which produces MSNAMNRRKFLGAAGAVTATGLLAGCTPAMSATPRPDLDATIFNFALNLEYLEAAFYLAAVGRLQELDAAGGNSSKVILPAGFTGKNGDGVKFASADVAAYANEVATDELNHVKIIRKVLGSGAVAQPTLDLGPAFVAAGKAASGGAIANFNPFANDLFFLHGAFIFEDVGVSAYKGAARLLVDTSAGGNLENAAGILAVEAYHSGMIRTLLYQQRNTDVTPTLKVSDVVQAISNLRDSVDGASDMDQGIVMNGMANIVLADANGIAYSRTPRQVGNIVFLSEGATKGGFYPEGLNGNFAAILAL; this is translated from the coding sequence ATGTCCAACGCCATGAATCGCCGTAAGTTCCTGGGGGCCGCTGGGGCCGTCACCGCCACGGGTCTGCTCGCCGGGTGCACGCCCGCCATGAGCGCCACCCCCAGACCCGATCTGGACGCCACGATCTTCAACTTCGCCCTGAACCTCGAGTACCTGGAAGCGGCGTTCTACCTCGCGGCCGTGGGTCGCCTGCAGGAACTGGACGCCGCGGGCGGCAACAGCTCCAAGGTCATCCTGCCTGCCGGCTTCACCGGGAAGAACGGCGACGGCGTGAAGTTCGCCTCGGCGGACGTGGCCGCGTACGCCAACGAAGTCGCCACCGACGAACTGAACCACGTGAAGATCATCCGTAAGGTGCTGGGCTCGGGTGCCGTCGCGCAGCCCACCCTGGACCTGGGTCCGGCATTCGTCGCGGCGGGCAAGGCCGCGTCGGGCGGGGCCATCGCGAACTTCAACCCCTTCGCGAACGACCTGTTCTTCCTGCACGGCGCGTTCATCTTCGAGGACGTGGGCGTCAGCGCCTACAAGGGCGCGGCGCGCCTGCTGGTCGACACCAGCGCGGGCGGCAACCTGGAGAACGCGGCGGGCATCCTGGCCGTCGAGGCGTACCACTCGGGCATGATCCGCACCCTGCTGTACCAACAGCGCAACACGGACGTGACCCCCACCCTGAAGGTCAGTGACGTCGTGCAGGCGATCAGCAACCTGCGGGACAGCGTGGACGGGGCCAGCGACATGGACCAGGGCATCGTGATGAACGGCATGGCGAACATCGTGCTGGCCGACGCGAACGGCATCGCGTACAGCCGTACGCCCCGTCAGGTCGGGAACATCGTGTTCCTGTCTGAAGGCGCCACGAAGGGCGGGTTCTACCCTGAGGGCCTGAACGGCAACTTCGCCGCGATCCTCGCGCTGTAA
- a CDS encoding aminopeptidase, translated as MTSTDFQTRLARYAELLVRTGVNLPQGGRVRISAPVEATELVRLVARAAYRAGAQDVRVTYLDPHLNLALFEDGTDDAVQYLPAWFAQEAEAMVEDGYAAIGIIGEDPSLLAGVDPARIAGRSKATAQAMRRVSEASGSFQVNWTVGAMATPAWAARVYPDLPQDEAVARLWNDIFTVTRADQPDPVAAWDAHLTRLQRLTTHLNGKQYAAVHLRSDLGTDLTVGLARNHVWQGGAETAQNGVRGVPNLPTDEVFTAPDRDRVDGVAVASKPLSARGQLIEGIRMRFEGGRAVEVSATRGEDTLKALIATDDGAARLGEVALVPASAPVAQTGTLFLNTLFDENAASHIALGRCYPTNVQGGTDPATLKAAGGNDDSLIHVDWMIGTPATDVDGITQNGTREPLMRAGEWVIEGL; from the coding sequence ATGACCTCAACTGATTTTCAGACGCGCCTGGCGCGCTACGCCGAACTGCTCGTGCGCACCGGCGTGAACCTCCCGCAGGGTGGCCGGGTCCGGATCAGCGCGCCCGTCGAGGCGACCGAACTGGTGCGGCTGGTGGCACGCGCCGCGTACCGCGCCGGGGCGCAGGACGTGCGCGTCACGTATCTGGACCCGCACCTGAACCTCGCGCTGTTCGAGGACGGGACCGACGACGCCGTGCAGTACCTGCCCGCGTGGTTCGCGCAGGAGGCCGAGGCGATGGTGGAAGACGGGTACGCGGCCATCGGGATCATCGGTGAGGACCCGTCCCTCTTGGCGGGCGTGGACCCCGCCCGGATCGCGGGGCGCAGCAAGGCCACCGCGCAGGCCATGCGCCGGGTCAGCGAGGCGAGCGGCAGCTTCCAGGTGAACTGGACGGTCGGCGCGATGGCCACCCCCGCCTGGGCCGCCCGCGTGTACCCCGACCTGCCGCAGGACGAGGCCGTGGCCCGGCTGTGGAACGACATCTTCACCGTCACCCGCGCCGACCAGCCCGACCCGGTCGCCGCGTGGGACGCGCACCTGACCCGCCTTCAGCGCCTGACCACCCACCTGAACGGCAAACAGTACGCCGCCGTGCACCTGCGCAGCGACCTGGGCACCGACCTGACCGTCGGCCTCGCCCGGAACCACGTGTGGCAGGGCGGCGCGGAAACCGCGCAGAACGGCGTGCGCGGCGTGCCGAACCTCCCCACCGACGAGGTCTTCACCGCCCCGGACCGCGACCGCGTGGACGGCGTGGCGGTCGCCAGCAAACCCCTCAGCGCACGCGGGCAGCTGATCGAAGGTATCCGCATGCGCTTCGAGGGGGGCCGCGCCGTCGAGGTCAGCGCCACGCGCGGCGAGGACACCCTGAAAGCCCTGATCGCCACCGACGACGGCGCCGCCCGCCTGGGCGAGGTGGCCCTGGTGCCCGCCAGCGCGCCCGTCGCGCAGACCGGCACGCTGTTCCTGAACACCCTGTTCGACGAGAACGCCGCGTCCCACATCGCGCTGGGGCGCTGCTACCCCACGAACGTGCAGGGCGGCACCGACCCCGCCACGCTGAAGGCTGCCGGGGGCAACGACGACAGCCTGATCCACGTGGACTGGATGATCGGCACGCCCGCCACCGACGTGGACGGCATCACGCAGAACGGCACCCGCGAGCCGCTCATGCGCGCGGGCGAGTGGGTCATCGAGGGGCTGTAA
- a CDS encoding RtcB family protein, with protein sequence MTDHFSAQGEALSPAPLSSTPLAHASGVPAHLFASPEVPIERAAVRDALRLLDLHAAARTLDPALGVEALALTPDLHRASPAPVGTALLTRGFLAPHLIGNDLGCGMRLHLTGLRADDLRPHLDALERELRAVFFQGRRALSLSGRQREALLRGGVPELLAAPRPAGQRGLWDLLGAQEPGPAPQAPFVHGPLDGVRDWLGERERALFDTQLGSVGGGNHFVEVQEVAAALDRHAAYAWGVRPGEVVVMVHSGSLGFGHLFGAQLRAWAQGVPGAPMPLLPDGHPGVPGVLDALHAAAHLASGNRLVLACMVRSALGRALPPGVLADDQPFPALSDAPHNFVWSAGDGRWLHRKGATPAAAPGPQTPYGEPVLIPGSMGDFSYLMAGQGHPLALGSASHGAGRRQPRGAAMRLSDADLRRALEALRVVTPIDLRVARADIRARALSALKQEAPGAYKAVTPIIDTHARAGLARPVAALRPLLTVKSL encoded by the coding sequence ATGACTGATCATTTCTCCGCGCAGGGCGAGGCCCTGTCGCCCGCTCCCCTGTCCTCTACCCCCCTGGCGCATGCCAGCGGGGTGCCCGCCCACCTGTTCGCCAGTCCGGAGGTGCCCATCGAGCGGGCCGCCGTCCGGGACGCGCTGCGCCTGCTGGACCTGCACGCAGCGGCCCGGACCCTCGACCCGGCGCTGGGGGTAGAGGCGCTGGCCCTGACGCCGGACCTGCACCGCGCGTCGCCCGCCCCGGTGGGGACCGCGCTGCTCACGCGCGGGTTTCTCGCGCCGCACCTGATCGGGAACGACCTGGGCTGCGGAATGCGCCTGCACCTGACCGGGCTGCGCGCCGACGACCTGCGGCCGCACCTGGACGCGCTGGAGCGTGAACTGCGCGCCGTGTTCTTCCAGGGGCGGCGGGCGCTGAGCCTCTCGGGCCGTCAGCGGGAGGCGCTGCTGCGCGGCGGCGTCCCCGAACTGCTCGCGGCGCCGCGCCCGGCGGGCCAGCGGGGCCTGTGGGACCTGCTCGGCGCGCAGGAGCCCGGGCCTGCCCCTCAGGCGCCGTTCGTGCACGGGCCGCTGGACGGCGTGCGGGACTGGCTGGGGGAACGCGAGCGGGCGTTGTTCGACACGCAGCTGGGGTCGGTGGGCGGCGGGAATCATTTCGTGGAGGTGCAGGAGGTCGCGGCCGCGCTGGACCGGCATGCGGCGTACGCGTGGGGCGTGCGGCCCGGCGAGGTGGTGGTGATGGTGCACAGCGGCTCGCTGGGCTTCGGTCACCTGTTCGGCGCCCAGCTGCGCGCCTGGGCGCAGGGGGTGCCGGGGGCGCCGATGCCGCTGCTGCCCGACGGTCATCCGGGCGTGCCGGGGGTGCTGGACGCGCTGCACGCGGCGGCGCATCTGGCGAGCGGGAACCGGCTGGTCCTGGCCTGCATGGTGCGCTCGGCGCTGGGCCGGGCGCTGCCGCCGGGCGTGCTGGCCGACGATCAGCCGTTCCCGGCGCTGTCGGACGCGCCGCACAATTTCGTCTGGTCCGCCGGGGACGGGCGGTGGCTGCACCGCAAGGGCGCCACGCCCGCCGCCGCGCCCGGTCCGCAGACCCCGTACGGCGAGCCGGTCCTGATTCCGGGCAGCATGGGGGACTTCAGTTACCTGATGGCCGGGCAGGGGCACCCGCTGGCGCTGGGGAGCGCCAGTCACGGCGCGGGCCGCCGTCAGCCGCGCGGGGCGGCCATGCGCCTGAGCGACGCGGACCTGCGCCGGGCGCTGGAGGCGCTGCGGGTGGTGACGCCCATCGACCTGCGCGTGGCGCGGGCGGACATCCGCGCGCGGGCCCTGTCGGCGTTGAAGCAGGAGGCGCCCGGCGCGTACAAGGCGGTGACGCCCATCATCGACACGCACGCCCGGGCGGGACTGGCGCGGCCCGTGGCGGCGCTGCGGCCCCTGCTGACCGTCAAGAGTCTGTAG
- a CDS encoding DUF2087 domain-containing protein, producing the protein MSADLTARAGLFRALSHPARLSLLRLVWTREASGDELARLMNLAPATVSHHLAQLTEAGLILTRQDGHHRLHRAHAAALDLNLADVVRGAAPAPTPDDPYRDRVLRAFLKGGRLTTLPAQRKKKDVILHELVTLFEHGRHYPEAEVNAILGEVYADVSTLRREMIGLGVLKRERGVYWRPAADTTDS; encoded by the coding sequence GTGAGCGCCGACCTCACCGCCCGCGCCGGCCTGTTCCGCGCGCTGTCCCACCCCGCGCGCCTCAGCCTGCTGCGCCTCGTCTGGACGCGCGAGGCGAGCGGCGACGAACTCGCCCGCCTGATGAACCTCGCGCCCGCCACCGTCAGCCACCACCTCGCGCAGCTGACCGAGGCCGGACTGATCCTCACCCGGCAGGACGGCCACCATCGCCTGCACCGCGCGCACGCGGCGGCGCTGGACCTGAACCTCGCGGACGTCGTACGCGGCGCTGCCCCTGCCCCCACGCCCGACGACCCCTACCGCGACCGCGTGCTGCGCGCCTTCCTGAAAGGCGGCCGCCTGACCACCCTGCCCGCCCAGCGCAAGAAGAAGGACGTCATCCTGCACGAACTCGTCACCCTGTTCGAACATGGCCGCCACTACCCGGAAGCCGAGGTGAACGCCATCCTGGGCGAGGTGTACGCCGACGTGTCCACCCTGCGCCGCGAGATGATCGGCCTGGGTGTCCTGAAGCGCGAACGCGGCGTGTACTGGCGGCCCGCAGCGGACACTACAGACTCTTGA
- a CDS encoding GGDEF domain-containing protein gives MSRPPVSLAPAARLAHAYLRIALMACVTHAALLLFDLWHGAQNVWLLGSALLVSVVTAALIAGGRVPLHWLTGGLAWVLPVWLVGVVAGSAVRTGSVPPAYFLALALVTAVLHATLPGRLAARVSAGVVLATAALVLGWAPAQTPLLVYAAFLSGLIAFLSEHGVQVHAERQQSDALRALAVTDPLTGLLNRRGGMVALARLLEDARLGSVAVLLLDIDRFKSINDRFGHAAGDEVLLDVARAVQAAAGADVTAARWGGEEFLLMWPTARPAEARAVADRVVHAVRGVRVSGGGPSGSISAGLAFSTERPGVEALVNLADGRMYEAKQAGGDRWQGEGRGVTGGVSARVGSSGG, from the coding sequence ATGTCCCGCCCGCCCGTTTCGCTCGCGCCGGCTGCGCGGCTTGCCCACGCGTACCTGCGCATCGCCCTGATGGCCTGCGTGACGCACGCGGCGCTCCTGCTGTTCGACCTGTGGCACGGCGCGCAGAACGTGTGGTTGCTGGGCAGCGCGCTGCTGGTCAGCGTGGTGACGGCCGCGCTGATCGCGGGTGGTCGCGTGCCGCTGCACTGGCTGACGGGCGGGCTGGCCTGGGTGCTGCCGGTGTGGCTGGTGGGGGTGGTGGCGGGGTCGGCGGTGCGGACGGGGAGCGTGCCGCCCGCGTACTTTCTGGCGCTGGCACTCGTGACGGCGGTCCTGCACGCGACCCTCCCGGGGCGGCTGGCGGCCCGCGTGAGTGCCGGGGTGGTGCTGGCGACGGCGGCGCTGGTGCTGGGCTGGGCTCCGGCGCAGACGCCGCTGCTGGTGTACGCGGCGTTCCTGTCGGGGTTGATCGCGTTTCTTTCCGAGCATGGCGTGCAGGTGCACGCCGAGCGGCAGCAGAGTGACGCGCTGCGGGCGCTGGCGGTCACGGATCCCCTGACGGGCCTGCTGAACCGCCGGGGGGGGATGGTGGCGCTGGCGCGCCTGCTGGAGGATGCGCGGCTGGGCAGCGTGGCGGTGCTGCTGCTGGACATCGACCGGTTCAAGAGCATCAATGACCGCTTCGGGCACGCGGCGGGCGATGAGGTGCTGCTGGACGTGGCGCGCGCCGTGCAGGCGGCGGCGGGTGCGGACGTGACGGCGGCCCGCTGGGGGGGCGAGGAGTTCCTGCTGATGTGGCCGACCGCGCGGCCCGCCGAGGCGCGGGCGGTGGCGGACCGGGTGGTGCACGCCGTGCGGGGGGTGCGGGTGTCCGGTGGGGGACCGTCGGGGTCGATCAGTGCCGGGCTGGCCTTCTCGACCGAGCGGCCCGGTGTGGAGGCCCTGGTGAACCTGGCGGACGGGCGGATGTACGAGGCCAAGCAGGCGGGTGGGGACCGCTGGCAGGGAGAGGGCCGGGGGGTGACCGGCGGGGTGAGCGCGCGCGTGGGTTCATCTGGCGGGTAG
- a CDS encoding tRNA (cytidine(34)-2'-O)-methyltransferase → MSDAAPGGDGPLLRVVLFEPEKAGNVGNVARTCAVLGADLHLIRPFGFHLHDREFRRAVMDYLEGVTLHEHASWTAFQGTLGAGARVWAFSTHATDLHTRAGFRRGDYLLFGPESRGLPAWLRDALPKLKLPQPGGGRSLNLSVAAGVAAFEAGRQIEGW, encoded by the coding sequence GTGAGTGACGCGGCGCCGGGCGGGGACGGGCCGCTGCTGCGGGTGGTGCTGTTCGAGCCGGAGAAGGCCGGGAACGTCGGGAACGTCGCGCGGACCTGCGCGGTGCTGGGCGCGGACCTGCACCTGATCCGCCCGTTCGGGTTCCACCTGCACGACCGGGAGTTCCGCCGCGCCGTGATGGATTACCTGGAGGGCGTGACGCTGCACGAGCACGCCAGCTGGACGGCCTTTCAGGGCACGCTGGGTGCGGGCGCGCGGGTGTGGGCGTTCAGTACGCACGCGACCGACCTGCACACCCGCGCGGGGTTCCGGCGGGGCGATTACCTGCTGTTCGGTCCGGAATCGCGCGGGCTGCCCGCGTGGCTGCGCGACGCCCTGCCGAAGCTGAAGCTGCCGCAGCCGGGCGGGGGCCGCAGCCTGAACCTGAGTGTCGCGGCGGGCGTCGCGGCGTTCGAGGCGGGTCGGCAGATCGAAGGCTGGTAG
- the ispF gene encoding 2-C-methyl-D-erythritol 2,4-cyclodiphosphate synthase has protein sequence MSSWPFRVGFGEDAHRLEAGRRLVLGGVDVPHAELGAVAHSDGDAVLHVVADALLSGLALGDIGQYFPDTAEQWRGMDSRVIVERALALVQERGWVPVNVAVVVTLDRPKLGLLRAEIARSVAALLSLPEGDVGVSFKTSEGLAPLHVQTRATVLLARVAPAPEVSGE, from the coding sequence ATGAGTTCGTGGCCGTTCAGGGTTGGGTTCGGGGAGGACGCGCACCGTCTGGAGGCGGGGCGGCGGTTGGTGCTGGGCGGCGTGGACGTCCCGCACGCGGAGCTGGGTGCGGTGGCGCACAGTGATGGGGACGCGGTGCTGCACGTGGTCGCCGACGCGCTGCTGTCGGGGCTGGCGCTGGGGGATATCGGGCAGTACTTCCCGGATACCGCCGAGCAGTGGCGTGGGATGGATTCGCGCGTGATCGTGGAGCGGGCGCTGGCGCTGGTGCAGGAGCGGGGCTGGGTGCCGGTGAACGTGGCGGTCGTGGTGACGCTGGACCGCCCGAAGCTGGGGCTGCTGCGCGCGGAGATCGCCCGGTCGGTCGCGGCGCTGCTCTCGCTACCGGAAGGGGACGTGGGCGTGAGTTTCAAGACGTCGGAGGGTCTGGCGCCGCTGCACGTGCAGACGCGCGCGACGGTGCTGCTGGCCCGCGTGGCGCCCGCCCCGGAGGTCAGCGGTGAGTGA